The Nicotiana tabacum cultivar K326 chromosome 5, ASM71507v2, whole genome shotgun sequence sequence CTAATGGTGTTGTGTTGGCGGGCTTATGTGGAGCAGGGTGACTTGGGATCACCCTCGGGTTTAAGCTTAGTAAGGTTACACCGCGATtggatggctttggaatgactcctacacgttcaaggacgaacgtgagtttaagtggtggaggatgtgatgacccgactggtcgttttgagtatctgCACTTCGCTTGGCATTTAAAAGGGCTCGAGTATCTccacatgatgtattatgacttgcataaaTCGTCGGTATTGGTTTTCAAATTATCCGAAagcaatttggaagaatgaacttcaagatttaagttctaagttggaagagttgatcaagtttgactttttagcatttgacctcggaatggagtttcgtcagttccgttagcttcgttgggtattttggacttaggagcatgtccggattgtgatttgaagGTTTGTAGTTGAATTTGACTCgcaatggcgaaagttggatttttgggaagtttgaccgggagtggactttttgatattgggatcggattctgatttcggaagttttaataggtccataatgtcaaatgtgacttgtgtgcgaattttgaggtcaatcggaggtgatttgataggttttggcatcgattgtggaagttgaagattaaaagttcattgatttcgacttaaggtgtgattcatcgtttcgaggTTGCCATGTGTGATTTGAAGCTCTGAGTAGGTTCGTCTTGTCAtatggaacttgtctgcaaagtttggcgctattcggagttgatttggtagggTTCGgatgctcggttgtgattctagaagttcttgaagtttaagtttgattttcatgcattttggcatccgattcctggttttagaagttattttgatgatttgagcgcacgagcgagttcgtgttatgtttttagacttgtgtgtatatttggtttggagccccgagggctcggggtgagttttggattggTTTCGAAATGATTATTCATAGTTTTTGATAGTTGGTACTggtatcatcgcatttgcgatgtattggtcgcaaatgcgatagccgcaattgcgaagcagccatcgcatttgtgaagtcTGGGCTGCTgggcagagttcgcatttgcgaaggactCCGCCACATTTGCGAAACTCCTTCCTTCGTATTTGCGATGATTTTGTCGCAAATTTGACCTTAGCAGGAATCTGTCATGTTCACAATTGCGATAGTTTtcccgcatttgcgaaccccctaTCTCAAATGCGACATCTGTAGCCTGTTAAGTGTTGAGAATTCCCGGCTTTTGCttcattcttcatatttttgaaccctagcttcgaggtgaggcgattttgagaggagattttcatgccaaatcattgggtaagtatctttaatcaattttcaattaaattttatgattttataCAAGATTTAGCATCAAATTCATGGGAAAACTATGGAAAAATTTGGAGATTTTgtctaagttttgaaaaataaaaatttgagatttaagagTCGAATAAGattcggatttgaaaacaaaatacatatttggactcgtggggctATGGTTAGTCAAGACCTACctttggacccgggttttgaccgagcgggcccggggtttgacttttgttaactttttagaaattgaatgaAAATCATAGCTTAACTTGCGAATGTCGTGTCTACTTCCtgcttttataattatactcATGTTATATCTATTCTATTGCGCTTTAGTCTAAGTCTTTCACCATGCTAGTCATTCATGCCCTTACTTGTTAACTTGCGAAGATCATGTGAGTCCGTCTTAATTGTTATAATTGTACTTAGGCCTCCAATATGCTAGTCAATTGAAGTTGATATTCCTTGCTTTCCAGTTGTTGTTATTACTCATGTGCCCTCCGTTTAGTTCTTTATTTGTTGCCCACACGTATATCCTTGTCCACTGTTGTTACTTGCGTATTCTCTACTTTgtaatttatgttattttgtttctgtcatatggTTGGTTCTATTGTAcgtttatttggaagaatgagtTGAACGCACGAAGGGTATTGCCGTGCTAGTTGAATTGTTACATAAAACTTATTTatacatggtgaggatgagatagaagcacgaagggtgttaccgtgccacGTGACTTGATATTTTGGATATACTTCTCGTACCAGGAAATATCGTACATCTTCTACTATGGTTCCTTTTTGTAATTGTGGATTGTTTCGCCGAGTTGTATGTGATATTCTTATCTGTTATGCTTTGAACTGCTTTTACTGTTAAACTAATGTACAAGTTATAACAATAAGCATCTTTCAACTAAAAGCCTTGTCCCTACCttgacgaggttagacaaaatacttaccagtacatggggtcggttgtactaatactacacttctgcacgtttcgtgcagattttggagcggaGTTGCTGGTGACGTCGGGTGCTGATTCGGAAGATGTTCGTGTGTTTggatatagctgccacttgtccttggtagtttagaTTATTGTTAATCTGTTTATGTAACCTCCAAACAGAACGTGTATTTATTTGTAtcagttttaaaatttcaaatcttaggagctcatgacttgtactaccagtttttggGTAAATTTGTAAAAGTTCAAATAAATTCTAACTTCCTTTTTCTATAAGTTATTTGGCTTGTTTCTTTTGGTTAATTGGCTTACATAGCAGGTCAagttaggtgacatcacgaccaGTGGTTTTTGAATTGTGACAAAATAAGTGGGAGAAATAACATCAAAGTAGATGGAAAAGCTGATAAAGTAGTTCTTGGAAAAAGTTTAAATAAACAATAACAACACCTACGAAGATTTTTAGTatgaaattggaaaatttgaaaagagatgGAAAGGAGAAGGGAAAAATTTATCAACCTAGTTGAGTAGATGTATCAAACTTACAGAAATCTTTCAAAATTATGTTGTTAAAGGGGAGTAAAGGAGATGAAAGTGAGTGGGAGCAAAGGGATGAAAGTGACGGAAAATTCTAGGGTGTTGGAAATGAAAATGACAGTTTTAGAATAGTGTAGATATGTAtgtataaaataagaaaaaaaaataacagaGTATAATGGCAAGTATACATTTGGTCGACCAACTTCTCATTTCTATATAATAGAAAAAATTAGCTTAGGACCAAAAATTTCCCTTTTTTACAAACATGAAGGATAGCTTATGTTCAGTGTCATACATTAATGGCCAAAATGCATTTTGCCCAATACATTAGggactattttttttcttttaattttaaaatttaatttatgaatgCAATCAACTGGTTGCCGTAGCCGATCGGTTATTACCCCTTTGAAACTTGGGAATGAGGATCCGACCCAACGACCCGAAGCCCACTTCTCTCCCaaatgtttcttttttcttttttcagtttAATACTTTTCCTTCTCGTTTTTATTTTCCTGCTTCGGTAATTTGGAAAGATTTGAACGCTTGAATGGGAGCACTGCAACTTTGGAACAAAGTGAGCATCCGATTTTGCCCCTCTCGCGGCACAGAGACACTAATTGAAACTGAAGGTTGTGAAAAAATCTAATCTTTTGTTCTTTctatttgtatttcaattttataCTATTGCAATTTGAATCAATTGACAAACTGGGGAAATGAACTTGAGTAGCTTCAATTTTTATATTAGGCTATCGTTAAATTCATTTCAAATTAATTTTTCCAGAATATCTCTGCGTGTATCTGTCTGCATGTGCGTATACATTTTGAAATTGAAACAGTAAAGCATTTAAGTAATTAGTTCTTCAGCGTTTTACAGAAGCAGCTTATGGTATGGATTTTGTGTAGCGACAACTGAGATGTGTCTTACTATTTCTATCTGAGTTCTTATGTTATTTATATTGCTAAACATGAAATGATCCAGCTTTATTTACTTTCATACTCTTCCAAGCTAAATGTTCATATACTCATGTTCCTTTCTTTTGTTGTCCCAATTAATTTTTGCCTTCCCGAGAGGGGTTTGAGAACTTTTTATGACGGTAGCTTCCGGTTCAACTTGCATGTACCTCGACTATTCCACCCGATACCTGCTATCTCCCACCAGTATAGGTACCGAGTAACTCTGCCCATCGAGGCTTGGTCAAGTGGGAAGATATCACCTAGTATTTTTCGCTTCAGCTAGGATTTGAACCCATGACCTCATGGTTTTCCTCCCACTTCACTGACCAGGCCACTACCTTGGGTGCTTGAGAAcatattattttgaacttttttccGTTTGAATGTTATCTTTTTCTTTGTTCAATATGTACTTGAATGTTTTTTGCATATAACTATAATGGATAATCCATTGCAATCTGGCTTGACTTAGACAAGCAGAGTAGGATCTTATGCTATGGTGAGGGGTGACCGGCATTTCTATCTAGTATCTAGTGCTACGACTAGTATGTTAGAGACAGTCACAATTTATTTCTACATCTACCCTAATAATATTCCTTGATTTAATATTAAAAAGATGTATCCAGTTCTGATTTTCAGTGGTCATACTAAATTAAAGCACGAACTTCAGTTTTGAGAAGAAAGGACTAGTGGAGAAGTATGATTTAATCAACATAATGTCATTTTCTAatgcttctttctttctttccctAAAGCTCATAATTCACTGATTACAAGGTTGATGCAACTTATAGAGGTGAGTATTTACTATTTATCGAGTGAAAGGAAGCTATTGAAAAAGTAGCACCGGTAGGACGAGGAGGAAATCTTCGACCCAAGAAGTTGTAGAATTATGTATTGTATCATTGCTTTGATTTTAACCTATTGGCCAGCTCGAATTGTTAGGTTTGAGTTTTCTAGTAAATACTCACTGACTTACACAATTTTATGTTACCAGTTTCAGATTTTGAATAGGCTTTGTTGGGGGAGCTGGCATCTAAAGTCTAAAGAAATCAAGAGTAAGTGTTTATATCCTATTTTCGCTTGCTCAAGGAATTCTTTGATTAAGTTTACCTGTTATGTTTGCCTTTCCTCAACGAAGCCCCCATGTATTTTGGCCTTGTTTGAGGCCTTTAGATTAAGTTTTATTATTATCCATTTGAAAAAAATTACGAATGGATGTCATTTGGATATTAAGTTAATGGGTGCGAGCATCTAATATAATTGTTACTTTTGTCAGTTATGAACTCATCGCACTGTCATCCTCTATCTCATGTCAAACAGCTTCATGAGCAAAGTATGAGGTAGCTGGGAATTGATGTAGCGAATTTATGGTCTCTGAAGCACTGCAACAGTCTTTCATGGCTACCAAACGTTCCTGTACATCATCTCTACCCTGGATTTGGGTGATTGAAGCACTAGCAAGCTTCAATGAAATAGATACATCTTTACTCATCAGTATGTGTGAATTTACAATTGCTTTATTTTGTGGAAGCCGTTGTTAAATTGTGGGCATCAGAATTTTTTGACACTAATAGTTCATGCATAACAGATTTGGTTAAGAGGACTCCTGACATTTCCGATCTGGGGAGAAATGCTAAGGAAATGGTTTCCTTGAGAGTTTTAGAGAGCTTATTTGTCCAAAGAAACCCGAATGCAAATAATGTTGCTTCAGTTCCAGGTGCCGAAATTGAACTTGATCCATCAAAGAGCTGTGAAGATGTCCTTCACCGAATATTGTTGGAGGTAATGAATTCTGTCTTTTACTTATCTATGGTGGACTATTGATTCAGTTATTTGAAAGATCTAAGCAAGGGACCCATTTACAAGGGAAATGGTCTCCTTAAGCGTTTTAAGTTCTCCTGATTTACACATGCTTAGTTGTGTATTTGCATGTAAATATTACTAGATTTCTGCATCAGATATAAAAACAGCAGCGCCTGAGATGTTGAAATGGGATGTTCGGTCATTCATTATGAAAAAGAGATCTCTCCTGCCGAAGTGTCTTTTGAAACAAGTAAGCTAGTTTTAATAATGTTTTGAATTTGAGAAGTTGGAACATATTGAAAATTCTCTGTCTTATTATCTGGAATTTACTTTATTTTCTGTTGATAAACAGCTTAAAGATAACATTGTAGATTCTACCAGTCCTCTTTCTGGATCCTTGAAAGAAAGAAGTCGATTGGAGTTCGGGAATCACTCCAGAGATAGTGATCCTGTTGATGCTGTTGATTCTGATGGCTTTAAGCAGGGACATGAAGTAGGAGGCACAAATACCCAACATGTTGCACCAACTAGGAACTCGGATGCTTTTACCCAGGCCGATAAAAatacaacatacccagtatattcccacagtgtggggtctgggaagggtagtatGTACGCTGACCTTACCGATAAAAATGGCAAGACAAAAAGTCAGCTTGGAAGAGCTCTGGTGCGTGCTAAGCGGAGTATCGATGCCTCCACTGCTCATGAAGTAGAAGTCAATGAAACTGAAGCCATATCAGAGAACAGTTCTGATCCTTGTGCTAAGGCTGCCAAGAAGTTGAAGCAGTTTGTCTTTAGTCCCATTCGAAACACAGTTCCTGATTTGCTATTGTCTGGGAGAGATGCATTCCCAGCAGAATCATCTGGAGGAAGTCAACCTATTGTTCAAAATGGGAACTCGAAAGATGAAGCTCAAGTTGGGGCCTTCGAAGCAAATGGAGGCCTGAACGATGGTTGTGCTGAGCATGCTGCATCAAGAAGTGGTTTACATGGAAGTGACTCTAATCACAATGAGTTCTTGCCTCAAAGAATGAGCACAgacaacaagttccaaaatattGGACGTAGCAGCAATGGTTGTACTGAACTTGGAACATCCAGTGGCTCTGGCTCATGCCAGGTGGTGATGCAACAAGATTCTCGCACTCATGGATCCAAACATGACCTGGAGTTTAATCTTCCACAAGATTTGCAACATGGTGAGCCTTCAAAAGTAGCCAAAGAGAATATTGAGCAAAGTCATGAATTTGAGTTCTCTAATGATACTGATGAGTATCACGATGAGAGCACTGCTCTTGCTTCACGGAAGAATGATTTCTTGAGCTCGCAATATGCTCAGGGTGAAGATTTTTTGGCAGCTGCTGATTGTAATGAGCTTAATCTTTGTGTGAAGTGTAATGTAGGGGGGAAATTATTTGTCTGTAGTTCTGACACCTGCCCATTAATGCTTCATGAAAGTTGCTTGGGTTCTGTACCCAACTTTGATTACAAAGGGAACTTCTACTGCCCCTTTTGTGCATATTCTCGAGCAATTTCTGAATACCTGGACGGTAAGAAGAAGGTCTCACTTGCTAGGAAACATTTGGCTGCATTTATTGGCTTGGGAGCTGGACAACAATCAAAGAAGTTGCTACCTAAATCACAAGGAATGAAGCCGCATCAATCTCGAGAGGATAAGAATGAGCAATTATGCCACAATGAGAATGGGAGGAGTTCCTTGAATGAGGTTACAGAAGCAGGAAGTGCTCCAGTCGACAGGAATTCCGTTGGAGTTCAAATCATGCAGACGGGTTCACCTCAACCAGAGGCTTCTGCACCTGAACAATGCTTGGTAGCTGGTCAACAACCTGAAGGATCAGAACTTGGATGTCATAGATCTAAGCAGAATCAGTCCAGAGAGGAAGAAGAGTTGTGTCATAATGGGAATGGAAACAAGAATTCTTTGAAGAAGGCTGATGAAGCGGGAAGTGGTCCTGTTAATATAAATTCTACGAATGCTGAACTCATGCAGATGTATCCACCTCAACCACCTGTTTCTCATGAACCTGTGTGTCAAGGAAGTTCTTCTATAGAAGAAAATTCTGAAGAAGATGATATTGGTTCCAGATATCGTGTACAATTTAGGAATCCAGAGAAGAAGCAGTAAGTCTGATGCACTTCCCAAAGAATGCAAATCATATGGTCACTCCACGCTTTCTTTCAAATGTGCCATGCATTTTACGTATATTTTCCAGTTTCTGCATTTTTGGTTTTCCTATCTCTTTTTGCATTGAATCAAAGCATTTTGTTAATCATTATTATCAGGCAGTTGATTGTGTTTTGGTTATAACTTCTATCTCTGATTTTTTGCTGTTCATTTTTATTTGCAGTACCTTTCCCATAACACCTCAATTGAGGAGGAGGAAGGTCCAATGGACAAAGATAGAGGAGGAAACGTTAAAGGTAGACGCATCTTCTTTCTGTCTAAATTTTGCTTGTTTTCTGCTCATGCTAGTTTTCTCGTTGAAAAACTGGTAAGAAGGCACCCCAGTTATTTTCTAATATAAGGGGGATtcaccccccacccccaccctctctctctctctctgtgtagTCATACTTTGCCCTTGGCTATCTTCTGGTACTAGTCTTTGCCATTGCTGCTGCAGGAGGGAGTACAACGATTCTCACATTTTCCTGATAGATGGAAGCAGATTTTGGAATTTGGATGTGATGTTTTCCTGAAAGGTCGGACCACTGGGGACCTTAAAGATAAGTGGAGGAACATGAGCAGAGCAAAGGAGAGAGCAACGTAAAGGTTTCTTTCTTAAATGGACTCTGTATATGTGTACAGTTGTCTAATATTTTCGGCTACTTATATTGAACAGCGGAcgtttttcatagctctgttattgCTTAGCTACAGCCATGCCACAACAATGCTTGCTAATTAACCTCATTATCTACCTTGAGTGgaagggtttttttttttttttatataaaagacTTTGATGCTTGTTGAGTTTCTTTAGATGAAGCCAAAATGATTTTCTCTTTATATGAATATGATGCTAAGCTGAAGGGGTGAAAGTAAGAGACACTCAATAGTATCTGTGTTGGGGGCTAAGAATAGCTCGTTGTTCAATTGTTGTAATCCTTTTTGGTGTAAATTGGACGGATAGATGACTGTAAAACCCTGTTACGGTTCATTTGTATCTTTTGTATCGATAGCTAGGGTCTTTTCTGTTGTTTTGCTCTCTCTTTGGATGTAATCACAACACTTTGTTTTTGACATCAATAATGCTTCCGAAAAAATACTTAAACATTGTGCTCGTAAATTTCTGTAGCTGTTATTACAACCTTGTTTAGCAAGTTCAACAATATTTTAACTGGTCTGTATACCACTATTCTATGAAATTAAATATTCACTTAATTTCTTTGAATTACGAATATGGACATTGACCGATTAAGAACTCAACTAGTAGCGATCATGTGTAGTGAAATTAAAAACAGAGTCACGGTTACCATGAAGTTTGAACGTGATAATTACTATAAGAAGTTAGTTATAAGTTCAATTCAAAGGCAGAAGACCAGAAAGAATAAATACAGTGAAAAAGAATAACACAATTGTATCCTAGAGGTGCCCTTGTCATATCTAATAAAGACTTTTAATTTAACAGAATTGTCAGCACAACCAAGTCGAATTTGTAAGTCTATATTTGTCGTATTCTTATATATCATCTGCAGTTTCTTTTACACGTATCTACTACATGGTGATGACGAATAGCAGTCTCACACTGTCATGAAATGCCGAGAATGCAAAGGGGAACATAAGCCCGTGTTTCTCCTTTTATTACTCTCACAGGTAAACTACTACTACATGTTACTACTATTCTACTTCAACTAGTTCTTTTTCTGTCTACCGTTGTCAGCTTGTCGTCCATTTACTGGATCAGATCAATTCCTTGCCCTTTCCTTCTCTATGAGAACAGTGGCAAAAGccaaatttttttaataaagattAAAAAATGTACGAGAGTCCTCCTTCCTCTCCGAACCAGCCATGAATCCtgacaaaaagaaaaaacaagaataGCACGCCAAAGATTCAAACCTCAAATCTACCTAAAATAATTTTTGAGCAATTTTTTACCACTATATTAGAAGCGTCCTTATATTAAGTAGATTCAAATTTATATATGTAAAACAAAATAACTTGCATTATCGACGAAAGAAATTCAATTGAACCCCTTTAGTATCGTGCAACTCCGCCCCGTCCCAAAGTCCAACCCTCTTTGCAGCTGCCTGCACAATTGGTAGAGTTGGATTTTCACAGTGTGTTTCAATTCCCAGCAGTATACACACTATCAAGTTGTGTACGTATGCATTGCATGGGATAAAGATGAAGACAAAAAGTCTCGAGAATCAGGCCTTTATGTCAGGAAAACATGTGAATTAGAGGGCTCGTGATTGTCAAAAAATTTTGTGAGGTGCTTTTCTTAATTGCTTAGTGACTCGATCACTGGCtagtctttcttcttcttctacatctTCGATCTGTGAATGTCTGTGACTATATGAGAGTAGACCATTAATAGAGAATCCAAGGAAGTGAGGTGTCATTCTGCATTCAAAGCAATTTGTTTTCATGTCTTCAATTCCATGTGCTAATCTTAGTTTAAAAGATCATATATACTAGttgcagaggcggatccagaatttcaAGTTTATAAGTTGCTGCAGGGACCTCAagttaataaaataatataattgagtTCAGGGTCAACTATTTATAGAGTTTGGATAGAAGCTACTGATTTCACGTGAACTCTTAGCTTACATGGTCTCAATGGGGCGGAGCTAGAGTACAACTTACGGGTTCGGCCTAACTCAATGACTTTGGTCCAAACTTTGTATTTGTCTAAAATTCATTgattatgtataaattattaatttagaacccaataacttaagATGACTAAAAAAATTGACTGATAAACTTAAAATTCTAGCTCCGCCTCTTAACTCAATACCAAGAGAGCCTATAAAAGTGTATATGCAAATCTTGATTTCATCTTCTAATAAATGCATGCATGCAtatggtgcattacacaaaccactGGCTTATACATCATATGTTGCTAGCTCCATATAATGTtagaaaaattgaagaaacaaaGCAGCAGTagagtagtagcagcagcagcagctacAAATAAAAGAATGGAAAGGGAAAAT is a genomic window containing:
- the LOC107766321 gene encoding uncharacterized protein LOC107766321 isoform X3 is translated as MVSEALQQSFMATKRSCTSSLPWIWVIEALASFNEIDTSLLINLVKRTPDISDLGRNAKEMVSLRVLESLFVQRNPNANNVASVPGAEIELDPSKSCEDVLHRILLEISASDIKTAAPEMLKWDVRSFIMKKRSLLPKCLLKQLKDNIVDSTSPLSGSLKERSRLEFGNHSRDSDPVDAVDSDGFKQGHEVGGTNTQHVAPTRNSDAFTQADKNTTYPVYSHSVGSGKGSMYADLTDKNGKTKSQLGRALVRAKRSIDASTAHEVEVNETEAISENSSDPCAKAAKKLKQFVFSPIRNTVPDLLLSGRDAFPAESSGGSQPIVQNGNSKDEAQVGAFEANGGLNDGCAEHAASRSGLHGSDSNHNEFLPQRMSTDNKFQNIGRSSNGCTELGTSSGSGSCQVVMQQDSRTHGSKHDLEFNLPQDLQHGEPSKVAKENIEQSHEFEFSNDTDEYHDESTALASRKNDFLSSQYAQGEDFLAAADCNELNLCVKCNVGGKLFVCSSDTCPLMLHESCLGSVPNFDYKGNFYCPFCAYSRAISEYLDGKKKVSLARKHLAAFIGLGAGQQSKKLLPKSQGMKPHQSREDKNEQLCHNENGRSSLNEVTEAGSAPVDRNSVGVQIMQTGSPQPEASAPEQCLVAGQQPEGSELGCHRSKQNQSREEEELCHNGNGNKNSLKKADEAGSGPVNINSTNAELMQMYPPQPPVSHEPVCQGSSSIEENSEEDDIGSRYRVQFRNPEKKHTFPITPQLRRRKVQWTKIEEETLKSYFALGYLLVLVFAIAAAGGSTTILTFS
- the LOC107766321 gene encoding uncharacterized protein LOC107766321 isoform X2 produces the protein MVSEALQQSFMATKRSCTSSLPWIWVIEALASFNEIDTSLLINLVKRTPDISDLGRNAKEMVSLRVLESLFVQRNPNANNVASVPGAEIELDPSKSCEDVLHRILLEISASDIKTAAPEMLKWDVRSFIMKKRSLLPKCLLKQLKDNIVDSTSPLSGSLKERSRLEFGNHSRDSDPVDAVDSDGFKQGHEVGGTNTQHVAPTRNSDAFTQADKNTTYPVYSHSVGSGKGSMYADLTDKNGKTKSQLGRALVRAKRSIDASTAHEVEVNETEAISENSSDPCAKAAKKLKQFVFSPIRNTVPDLLLSGRDAFPAESSGGSQPIVQNGNSKDEAQVGAFEANGGLNDGCAEHAASRSGLHGSDSNHNEFLPQRMSTDNKFQNIGRSSNGCTELGTSSGSGSCQVVMQQDSRTHGSKHDLEFNLPQDLQHGEPSKVAKENIEQSHEFEFSNDTDEYHDESTALASRKNDFLSSQYAQGEDFLAAADCNELNLCVKCNVGGKLFVCSSDTCPLMLHESCLGSVPNFDYKGNFYCPFCAYSRAISEYLDGKKKVSLARKHLAAFIGLGAGQQSKKLLPKSQGMKPHQSREDKNEQLCHNENGRSSLNEVTEAGSAPVDRNSVGVQIMQTGSPQPEASAPEQCLVAGQQPEGSELGCHRSKQNQSREEEELCHNGNGNKNSLKKADEAGSGPVNINSTNAELMQMYPPQPPVSHEPVCQGSSSIEENSEEDDIGSRYRVQFRNPEKKHTFPITPQLRRRKVQWTKIEEETLKEGVQRFSHFPDRWKQILEFGCDVFLKGRTTGDLKDKWRNMSRAKERAT
- the LOC107766321 gene encoding uncharacterized protein LOC107766321 isoform X1; the protein is MVSEALQQSFMATKRSCTSSLPWIWVIEALASFNEIDTSLLINLVKRTPDISDLGRNAKEMVSLRVLESLFVQRNPNANNVASVPGAEIELDPSKSCEDVLHRILLEISASDIKTAAPEMLKWDVRSFIMKKRSLLPKCLLKQLKDNIVDSTSPLSGSLKERSRLEFGNHSRDSDPVDAVDSDGFKQGHEVGGTNTQHVAPTRNSDAFTQADKNTTYPVYSHSVGSGKGSMYADLTDKNGKTKSQLGRALVRAKRSIDASTAHEVEVNETEAISENSSDPCAKAAKKLKQFVFSPIRNTVPDLLLSGRDAFPAESSGGSQPIVQNGNSKDEAQVGAFEANGGLNDGCAEHAASRSGLHGSDSNHNEFLPQRMSTDNKFQNIGRSSNGCTELGTSSGSGSCQVVMQQDSRTHGSKHDLEFNLPQDLQHGEPSKVAKENIEQSHEFEFSNDTDEYHDESTALASRKNDFLSSQYAQGEDFLAAADCNELNLCVKCNVGGKLFVCSSDTCPLMLHESCLGSVPNFDYKGNFYCPFCAYSRAISEYLDGKKKVSLARKHLAAFIGLGAGQQSKKLLPKSQGMKPHQSREDKNEQLCHNENGRSSLNEVTEAGSAPVDRNSVGVQIMQTGSPQPEASAPEQCLVAGQQPEGSELGCHRSKQNQSREEEELCHNGNGNKNSLKKADEAGSGPVNINSTNAELMQMYPPQPPVSHEPVCQGSSSIEENSEEDDIGSRYRVQFRNPEKKHTFPITPQLRRRKVQWTKIEEETLKSLPLLLQEGVQRFSHFPDRWKQILEFGCDVFLKGRTTGDLKDKWRNMSRAKERAT
- the LOC107766321 gene encoding uncharacterized protein LOC107766321 isoform X4, producing MLKWDVRSFIMKKRSLLPKCLLKQLKDNIVDSTSPLSGSLKERSRLEFGNHSRDSDPVDAVDSDGFKQGHEVGGTNTQHVAPTRNSDAFTQADKNTTYPVYSHSVGSGKGSMYADLTDKNGKTKSQLGRALVRAKRSIDASTAHEVEVNETEAISENSSDPCAKAAKKLKQFVFSPIRNTVPDLLLSGRDAFPAESSGGSQPIVQNGNSKDEAQVGAFEANGGLNDGCAEHAASRSGLHGSDSNHNEFLPQRMSTDNKFQNIGRSSNGCTELGTSSGSGSCQVVMQQDSRTHGSKHDLEFNLPQDLQHGEPSKVAKENIEQSHEFEFSNDTDEYHDESTALASRKNDFLSSQYAQGEDFLAAADCNELNLCVKCNVGGKLFVCSSDTCPLMLHESCLGSVPNFDYKGNFYCPFCAYSRAISEYLDGKKKVSLARKHLAAFIGLGAGQQSKKLLPKSQGMKPHQSREDKNEQLCHNENGRSSLNEVTEAGSAPVDRNSVGVQIMQTGSPQPEASAPEQCLVAGQQPEGSELGCHRSKQNQSREEEELCHNGNGNKNSLKKADEAGSGPVNINSTNAELMQMYPPQPPVSHEPVCQGSSSIEENSEEDDIGSRYRVQFRNPEKKHTFPITPQLRRRKVQWTKIEEETLKSLPLLLQEGVQRFSHFPDRWKQILEFGCDVFLKGRTTGDLKDKWRNMSRAKERAT